A region of [Bacteroides] pectinophilus DNA encodes the following proteins:
- the gltS gene encoding sodium/glutamate symporter has translation MEIRLDMYQTLALAVLVLMLGSFLRRRIHFLEKFCIPAPVVGGLLFAIFTCICYSTGIAEFSFDDVLKEVCMVFFFTSVGFQANLKVLKKGGKSLAIFLALVMALIISQNLLAIGLSKLLGLNPLIGMCTGSIPMVGGHGTAGAFGPVLEDFNVQGAATICTAAATFGLISGSLVGGPLGKRLIEKKNLLETAISEDDSLLVEDEKKHARHPNMFASAVFQLILAIGLGTIFSWMLTKTGLTFPIYIGAMLAAALIRNIAEYTGKVSIHMGEINDIGGISLSLFLGMAMITLKLWQLASLALPLVILLGAQVILICLFTYFIEFYIMGRDYDAAVLVAGTCGFGMGATPNAMANMQALCDKYVPSVKAYLLIPLVGSLFADFLNSLAITFFINIL, from the coding sequence ATGGAAATACGTTTAGATATGTACCAGACGCTCGCACTCGCTGTACTGGTTCTCATGCTTGGAAGCTTTTTAAGACGCAGGATACATTTTCTCGAAAAATTCTGTATTCCGGCACCCGTTGTAGGCGGTCTTCTGTTTGCAATATTCACATGCATATGCTACAGCACGGGAATAGCTGAATTTTCTTTTGATGATGTACTCAAGGAAGTCTGTATGGTATTCTTCTTTACATCTGTAGGCTTTCAGGCAAATCTTAAGGTGCTTAAGAAGGGTGGTAAGTCGCTCGCAATATTCCTTGCCCTTGTTATGGCATTAATTATCTCGCAGAATCTGCTGGCAATAGGACTGTCCAAGCTTCTCGGGCTTAACCCTCTTATAGGAATGTGCACAGGTTCGATTCCCATGGTCGGCGGTCACGGAACTGCCGGAGCCTTCGGTCCTGTCCTTGAAGATTTCAATGTACAGGGTGCGGCTACAATATGTACAGCCGCAGCGACCTTCGGACTTATATCCGGAAGCCTTGTAGGCGGTCCTCTCGGCAAACGCCTTATTGAGAAGAAGAATCTTCTTGAGACTGCAATTTCTGAGGATGACAGTCTTCTGGTCGAGGATGAGAAAAAGCACGCAAGACATCCGAATATGTTTGCTTCAGCAGTATTCCAGCTTATCCTCGCCATCGGACTTGGAACAATATTCTCATGGATGCTTACCAAGACAGGACTTACATTTCCGATATATATAGGTGCGATGCTTGCAGCTGCACTTATACGCAATATTGCAGAATATACCGGCAAGGTATCTATTCACATGGGTGAGATTAATGACATAGGTGGTATATCTCTCTCACTTTTCCTTGGAATGGCTATGATTACGCTTAAGCTGTGGCAGCTGGCTTCACTTGCCCTGCCACTTGTGATTCTCCTTGGTGCCCAGGTAATTCTTATATGTCTGTTTACATATTTTATTGAATTCTATATTATGGGCAGGGATTACGATGCAGCAGTGCTCGTTGCGGGGACATGTGGCTTCGGTATGGGAGCAACCCCTAACGCCATGGCTAATATGCAGGCACTCTGTGACAAATATGTCCCTTCTGTCAAGGCTTATCTTCTGATACCCCTTGTCGGAAGCCTTTTTGCAGATTTCCTTAACAGCCTTGCTATAACATTTTTCATTAATATTCTATAA
- a CDS encoding TAXI family TRAP transporter solute-binding subunit has protein sequence MKKSICIMLCLTVIIASLAGCDSRQKNIRFGSADIGGMYYSFASSFTGIAAKDKPDMTFEVKNTAGSAANIRLLSGKYIELGIAQADLIQDAYNGSGSFDGTRYKGYGAVAALYTEACQIIVGRDSDIYSVDDLIGKNVSIGATESGTELNAKQILESNGLSFGLVNTVNLDYTDEAKQLAEGKIDAFFCTAGLATTMIGELTKEYDIRIISLDDKCVAKLISAYPCYTKVTIPAGTYQGQTEDINTVGVQSVLLASDSLSNETVRELTSMLFDNIHELQYATPLDLHISLNSATDGIAIPFHPGAAEYYAQQGITVATE, from the coding sequence ATGAAAAAAAGTATATGTATTATGTTATGTCTGACTGTGATTATCGCTTCACTTGCCGGCTGTGACAGCCGACAGAAAAACATACGGTTCGGTTCTGCTGATATAGGTGGAATGTACTATTCATTTGCAAGCTCTTTCACAGGTATCGCAGCCAAAGATAAGCCCGACATGACATTTGAAGTTAAGAATACAGCAGGCTCCGCAGCTAATATCCGGCTTCTCTCAGGAAAGTACATTGAGCTTGGAATTGCTCAGGCAGATCTTATTCAGGACGCCTATAACGGATCCGGTTCATTCGACGGAACAAGGTACAAAGGCTATGGCGCCGTTGCAGCTCTGTATACGGAGGCATGCCAGATTATCGTCGGCAGAGACAGCGATATATATTCCGTTGATGACCTCATAGGCAAGAATGTAAGCATCGGCGCAACCGAATCGGGAACTGAGCTTAATGCAAAACAGATTCTTGAATCCAACGGTCTTTCATTCGGTCTTGTTAATACTGTTAATCTTGACTATACTGACGAGGCTAAGCAGCTTGCCGAAGGGAAAATCGATGCATTCTTCTGTACTGCCGGTCTTGCAACAACTATGATAGGTGAGCTGACCAAGGAATATGATATCAGGATAATCAGTCTTGATGACAAGTGTGTGGCAAAGCTGATATCTGCATATCCGTGTTACACCAAAGTCACTATTCCTGCCGGAACATACCAGGGGCAGACAGAAGATATCAATACCGTCGGTGTCCAGTCTGTACTGCTTGCTTCTGACAGCCTGTCCAATGAGACAGTCAGGGAACTTACTTCTATGCTGTTTGATAATATTCATGAGCTGCAGTATGCGACACCTCTTGATCTTCACATCAGCCTGAATTCGGCAACAGATGGCATTGCGATACCGTTTCATCCCGGTGCCGCCGAATATTATGCACAGCAGGGAATAACTGTTGCAACAGAATGA
- a CDS encoding GGDEF domain-containing protein, whose protein sequence is MENYQEQCNSELRNQEIKSNMRTLTGFMWMMIAITLMWLLTLVRFFDVNAEVFSKAYIMSAILLIPIVYIYFRSDISKPWVKYFLIASICIISAIIASFLTFHVVLVYVFPLLLAVQYRERKVLWAALIMDITGVVISSLTGYYYGLCDLNLLFQSNHTLSWYLGIMNEGHIIIPFNENINFILLVYEALPRSFILFIFTIMLRYSVITSHEDAIRIADLTYHKDTDLRTKLFNKNKYEEMVKGYYPSVKRVAVIFWDINNLKKTNDSFGHAMGDALIETMALRLYEQSDSRKCTYRVGGDEFVMIIENPKPDEAEEVIQKVKTSLEQCRAAGGIYVSSAVGCEEGFGSDIELVIKAADKNMYDNKRSSREGRD, encoded by the coding sequence ATGGAAAATTATCAGGAACAGTGTAATTCCGAACTTCGGAATCAGGAGATAAAATCAAACATGCGTACACTGACAGGATTTATGTGGATGATGATTGCAATAACATTAATGTGGCTGTTGACGCTTGTACGTTTTTTTGATGTTAATGCAGAAGTATTTTCTAAGGCATATATAATGTCTGCAATTCTGCTTATACCGATTGTATACATATATTTCAGATCGGATATATCAAAGCCGTGGGTAAAGTATTTTCTTATAGCGTCAATATGCATTATATCAGCGATAATAGCATCATTTCTTACATTCCATGTAGTACTGGTATATGTATTTCCGCTTCTGCTTGCAGTACAGTACAGAGAGAGAAAGGTACTGTGGGCAGCTCTTATAATGGATATTACAGGTGTTGTGATAAGTTCATTAACAGGGTACTATTACGGATTATGTGACCTTAATCTTTTATTTCAGAGCAACCATACATTAAGCTGGTATCTTGGAATTATGAATGAGGGGCATATAATTATACCTTTTAATGAGAATATAAACTTTATACTGCTTGTGTATGAGGCGCTTCCACGTTCATTTATACTGTTTATATTCACAATCATGTTAAGATATTCGGTTATCACAAGCCATGAGGATGCAATAAGGATAGCAGACCTTACATACCATAAGGATACTGACTTAAGAACCAAGCTGTTCAATAAGAATAAGTATGAAGAGATGGTAAAAGGCTATTATCCGTCAGTAAAGCGTGTCGCAGTAATATTCTGGGATATTAACAATCTTAAGAAGACTAATGATTCGTTCGGACATGCCATGGGTGATGCACTTATTGAGACGATGGCACTGCGGCTGTACGAACAGTCAGACAGCAGAAAATGCACGTACAGGGTTGGCGGAGACGAATTTGTAATGATAATTGAGAATCCCAAGCCTGATGAAGCAGAGGAGGTTATACAAAAAGTAAAGACAAGCCTTGAGCAGTGCAGGGCCGCAGGAGGCATTTATGTATCGAGCGCGGTCGGATGTGAAGAGGGCTTTGGATCTGATATTGAACTTGTAATTAAGGCGGCAGATAAGAATATGTATGATAATAAAAGGAGCAGCAGGGAGGGCAGGGACTGA
- a CDS encoding alpha/beta hydrolase: MTGYVCIAGIGLAVMFFAALIITAYYIYRGVFVYPESERDEPDYIPDSALYHGMESDLAGCMKNMKNDSSKELSVMSYDGLRLCGRLYEGDADAPVVIFFHGYHGTYMRDGYGMFRFCREHGYRILLVDERAHGKSDGDTITFGIKEMHDCISWIKLVDNMYTENAGIIIAGVSMGASAVLMAAGYKEGTAIPKSVIAVIADCAFTSVRDIIKSMCQKLHYPVHISYALAWLGALVFGHMNISSTAVASAEAAVSGIRIPVLFIHGSNDSVVPSSMCDRLYNACTAYKKQLVISGADHAVNALTAYNAYADAVGEFIKKCGKGYYNEKSED; this comes from the coding sequence ATGACAGGTTATGTATGTATTGCCGGAATCGGGCTGGCTGTTATGTTTTTTGCTGCTCTGATTATTACAGCATATTATATATATCGCGGCGTATTTGTGTATCCGGAATCTGAGCGTGATGAGCCTGATTATATCCCTGACAGCGCATTATATCATGGAATGGAGTCTGACCTTGCCGGATGTATGAAGAATATGAAAAATGATTCTTCAAAAGAACTCTCGGTGATGTCTTATGACGGACTCAGGCTCTGCGGCAGGTTGTATGAAGGAGATGCGGATGCGCCTGTTGTGATATTTTTCCATGGATATCATGGAACATATATGCGTGACGGATATGGAATGTTCAGATTCTGCAGGGAACACGGATACAGAATTCTTCTCGTCGATGAGCGCGCACATGGGAAAAGTGATGGTGACACAATTACATTTGGAATTAAGGAAATGCATGACTGTATAAGCTGGATAAAGCTGGTGGATAATATGTACACGGAAAATGCCGGCATAATTATAGCAGGTGTATCGATGGGGGCGTCTGCCGTACTTATGGCAGCAGGGTACAAAGAAGGTACAGCTATTCCAAAGAGTGTTATTGCAGTTATAGCTGACTGTGCATTTACTTCTGTGCGTGACATTATAAAAAGCATGTGCCAAAAATTGCATTACCCGGTGCATATATCATATGCACTCGCATGGCTTGGTGCACTGGTATTCGGACATATGAATATAAGCAGCACGGCTGTGGCGTCTGCTGAGGCGGCGGTGAGTGGTATAAGAATACCGGTGCTTTTCATTCATGGAAGTAACGATTCAGTAGTACCTTCTTCTATGTGTGACAGGTTGTATAATGCGTGTACGGCTTACAAAAAGCAGCTTGTTATCAGCGGTGCGGATCATGCGGTTAATGCATTGACTGCCTATAATGCATATGCGGATGCTGTCGGTGAATTTATAAAAAAGTGCGGAAAGGGATATTATAATGAAAAATCTGAAGATTAA
- a CDS encoding polysaccharide lyase family 7 protein codes for MKNLKIKSAVITAVTAIVVATASFGLYTAWYYHDDEAAAAYIAKPTEQSADDDDDDDGTIGRSPLIDTLNQNFKVQLPVYRDGSTTAVKEVGKGCSIAFDDYSDEYFYYAPADGAIVFYTPVFGAKTANTKYTRSELREISGSSTRDNWGWDGKHTLVTTESVTKIPANGKVMVCQVHAIQTDGGNGPVPVKVIYEGNAERIVVSFTISPAGKAADRYYFDNVKIGQKFTTAIDITDGRAMVTIESNGEKKSFEHDFKSQYENYAAWSEYLNYFKAGNYIQDDSDSSDGAASEVRMYDIAVSHR; via the coding sequence ATGAAAAATCTGAAGATTAAAAGTGCTGTCATAACTGCAGTGACAGCTATTGTAGTTGCCACTGCGTCATTTGGTCTGTATACGGCTTGGTATTATCACGATGATGAGGCTGCGGCAGCTTATATCGCAAAGCCTACAGAGCAGTCTGCAGATGATGATGACGATGATGATGGCACCATAGGCAGATCACCTCTTATAGACACTCTCAATCAGAACTTTAAGGTGCAGCTCCCTGTATATCGCGATGGGAGCACAACGGCAGTGAAGGAAGTTGGCAAGGGCTGCAGTATAGCATTTGATGATTACAGTGATGAATATTTTTATTACGCTCCCGCTGATGGGGCTATTGTTTTCTATACACCGGTATTCGGAGCAAAAACGGCTAACACAAAGTACACCCGTTCTGAACTCAGGGAGATAAGCGGCAGCAGTACCAGAGATAACTGGGGCTGGGATGGGAAGCATACACTTGTGACAACAGAGTCTGTAACTAAGATTCCCGCAAATGGCAAAGTTATGGTGTGTCAGGTGCATGCAATCCAGACAGACGGCGGGAACGGACCGGTTCCGGTAAAAGTTATCTATGAAGGCAATGCAGAGCGGATTGTCGTAAGTTTTACAATATCTCCGGCGGGAAAGGCTGCTGACAGATACTATTTTGATAATGTAAAGATTGGACAAAAATTTACGACAGCTATCGATATAACAGATGGCAGGGCTATGGTTACAATAGAAAGCAATGGTGAAAAGAAAAGCTTTGAACATGATTTTAAGTCTCAGTATGAGAATTATGCTGCATGGTCAGAGTATCTTAATTACTTCAAGGCGGGGAATTATATTCAGGATGATTCGGACAGCAGCGACGGTGCAGCTTCAGAAGTAAGGATGTATGACATAGCGGTATCCCACCGGTAA
- a CDS encoding DUF6198 family protein has translation MISELSERNYHTISGELTLIISVIINSFGVVLMLYSGAGISAISSVPYAFSRVFSHVSLGTWTYIFQGTLVLCLMLLRRRFVPQYLFSFVVGFAFGELLDVHELWIGILPYTIPWRIAYFAVSYVLLCIGIALANRCGLPITPTDLFPRELSDIISVSYSKIKITFDVTCLIVTAVLTGYCLRHIEGLGIGTVLAAFTMGKGIGIIGSLIDKKFRFKARISAILPVHAND, from the coding sequence ATGATTTCAGAATTATCGGAACGGAATTATCACACAATTAGTGGTGAACTTACTCTTATTATCTCTGTTATTATCAACAGTTTCGGTGTGGTTCTTATGTTATATTCAGGTGCCGGCATTTCAGCAATTTCAAGTGTGCCATATGCATTTTCAAGAGTTTTTTCACATGTATCTCTTGGCACCTGGACATATATTTTTCAGGGTACCCTTGTGCTCTGTCTGATGCTTCTGCGCAGACGATTTGTTCCGCAATATCTGTTCAGTTTTGTTGTGGGATTCGCTTTTGGAGAGCTCCTTGATGTTCACGAACTGTGGATTGGGATTCTGCCTTACACAATTCCATGGAGAATTGCATATTTTGCAGTAAGTTATGTGCTGCTTTGCATAGGAATTGCACTTGCCAACAGATGCGGACTTCCGATAACGCCAACTGACCTGTTTCCACGTGAGCTGTCCGATATTATATCAGTCAGCTATTCAAAGATTAAGATTACTTTTGACGTTACATGTCTTATTGTAACTGCCGTACTCACCGGATATTGCCTGAGACATATCGAAGGGCTCGGAATTGGAACGGTTCTCGCTGCATTCACAATGGGCAAGGGAATCGGCATTATCGGTTCACTGATTGACAAAAAATTCAGATTCAAAGCCAGAATCAGCGCAATTCTTCCGGTACATGCCAATGACTGA
- a CDS encoding LysR family transcriptional regulator yields MNLFYLKYFVELAHVRHYTKAAQNLCITQPSLSHAIAQLENELGVPLFEKNGRNTTLTRFGREFLVCAENTLATLDSGVKAARRSAAGEGLIRLGFVRPAGVEYVPRLAREFLEKNSGSDIHFTFDTGPTVTLLDDLKRGRYDVVFCSEPFGETQLTAVPVSNQELVLITLAEHPLANKKSINLDEALEYPMIYFTRESGMRAVVEELFEKTGKSPKIAYETQEDQVIAGLVANGFGIAVVPYMELLHRLGVSIIKIAKPQYSRKIYMVTDSSIYMPPVVEKFCEYVKMY; encoded by the coding sequence ATGAATCTTTTTTACCTGAAATATTTTGTTGAGCTTGCACATGTCAGACATTATACGAAGGCAGCACAGAATCTTTGCATAACGCAGCCGAGTCTCAGCCATGCGATAGCACAGCTTGAAAATGAGCTTGGGGTGCCGTTGTTTGAAAAGAATGGACGCAATACGACACTCACAAGATTCGGCAGGGAATTCCTTGTATGTGCGGAGAATACTCTAGCAACACTTGATTCGGGGGTTAAGGCGGCAAGAAGAAGTGCTGCCGGCGAAGGGCTGATAAGACTTGGATTCGTCAGACCTGCCGGAGTTGAATATGTGCCGCGGCTTGCAAGAGAATTCCTTGAAAAAAACAGTGGCAGTGATATACATTTTACATTTGATACAGGACCTACGGTAACACTTCTTGATGATCTGAAGAGAGGGAGATATGATGTTGTATTCTGTTCGGAGCCCTTTGGAGAGACGCAGCTTACGGCGGTGCCGGTAAGTAATCAGGAACTTGTGCTCATAACACTGGCAGAGCATCCGCTTGCCAACAAAAAGAGCATTAATCTTGATGAGGCGCTTGAATATCCGATGATATATTTTACAAGAGAATCCGGAATGCGTGCGGTTGTTGAGGAATTATTTGAAAAGACAGGGAAAAGTCCGAAGATAGCATATGAGACGCAGGAGGACCAGGTTATTGCCGGACTTGTTGCTAATGGATTCGGAATAGCGGTTGTGCCTTATATGGAGCTTTTGCACAGGCTTGGTGTAAGTATTATAAAGATTGCAAAGCCGCAGTACAGCAGAAAAATATACATGGTTACGGACAGCAGCATATATATGCCCCCTGTAGTAGAAAAATTTTGTGAATATGTAAAAATGTATTGA
- a CDS encoding BMP family ABC transporter substrate-binding protein — MKHKRLSGLLALLMCSVLMAGCAGTAAIDDYAVNEGYELKVSSSGAGNKAGSGKSTPGISKDKIKVGVIHLSDPAEGSGYTYTHDIGIQGMQQNLGLSDSQIVRKNNISDTDADATRTAIKECIDAGCNIIFTTSWGYMQATAEMAEEYPDVYFSHGTGYMSNGRNFNNYFGRIYQARYLSGIVAGMNTMTNRIGYVAAMGSDSAEVTGGIDAFALGIYSVNPDAKVYVKVTNSWFDPQGEEAAARTLLNMNCDVIAQHCDTVYPQTLAQEKGVYSIGYNSDMSKEAPDACLCSVTWNWSAYYTSAVQSVIDGTWDGSNYYGGMNENLVSITSVASFAAPGTQEKVNEAKQQILAGKNGVFDGVIETNTGATVGTAGKTLDDSTITGRINWYFKTVSVVE; from the coding sequence ATGAAACATAAGAGGTTATCAGGTCTGCTTGCACTGCTGATGTGCAGTGTGCTTATGGCAGGCTGTGCAGGTACGGCAGCAATTGATGATTATGCTGTTAATGAGGGATACGAACTGAAAGTGAGCAGTTCCGGAGCAGGTAATAAGGCCGGATCCGGCAAGAGTACACCGGGGATATCAAAGGATAAGATTAAAGTAGGAGTAATCCACCTGTCTGATCCGGCAGAAGGCAGTGGTTATACATATACCCATGATATAGGCATACAGGGCATGCAGCAGAATCTCGGACTTTCAGATTCACAGATTGTAAGAAAGAATAATATAAGTGATACTGATGCTGATGCGACACGCACCGCAATAAAAGAGTGCATAGATGCCGGCTGTAATATAATATTTACAACAAGCTGGGGATATATGCAGGCAACGGCTGAGATGGCAGAAGAGTATCCAGATGTATATTTCTCGCATGGAACCGGATATATGAGTAATGGCAGGAACTTTAATAACTATTTTGGAAGAATATATCAGGCAAGATATCTTAGCGGAATAGTTGCCGGAATGAATACAATGACGAACAGAATTGGATATGTTGCTGCAATGGGTTCGGACAGTGCAGAGGTGACAGGTGGAATAGATGCATTTGCACTTGGAATATATTCGGTTAATCCTGATGCGAAGGTGTATGTAAAGGTAACTAACAGCTGGTTTGATCCACAGGGAGAGGAAGCAGCTGCAAGAACACTGCTTAATATGAACTGTGATGTTATTGCACAGCATTGCGACACTGTATATCCACAGACACTTGCACAGGAAAAGGGGGTATACAGCATAGGATATAATTCAGATATGAGCAAAGAGGCCCCGGATGCGTGCCTCTGCAGTGTAACATGGAACTGGAGTGCGTATTATACATCTGCCGTACAGAGCGTAATTGATGGAACGTGGGATGGCAGCAATTATTATGGAGGAATGAACGAGAATCTTGTAAGTATTACATCAGTTGCGAGCTTTGCGGCACCGGGCACACAGGAGAAGGTGAATGAGGCAAAGCAGCAGATTCTTGCCGGTAAGAACGGAGTATTTGACGGTGTTATTGAGACTAATACCGGAGCAACTGTGGGAACGGCAGGTAAGACACTTGATGATTCGACGATAACAGGCAGAATTAACTGGTATTTTAAGACAGTAAGCGTTGTTGAATGA
- a CDS encoding methyl-accepting chemotaxis protein — MSIKKKILAMTIGPVLILGLISVSFTLTMVKSAMTDEIQDALKGTAAATLAAYDQNAGDYIQASNGDIWKGSYNISKSESLVDGIKENTGMDVTFFYGSQRIMTSAKDGNGDRLLGSPAGEVIIENVLNKGGSYFSKNVSLNGTLNYGYFTPVYQNGSSTDIVGMVFVGTDKEQKNAVINHIMLTIGVAVCVVMIICAGAGIKMSSAMSRSIRTSIGVVEKVAGGNLDVLVDDKLLNRKDEIGDLSKVTIKLRDAMKTVIMDISANANALLNAGTDLKSVADKTNGTMEQVRSAVTMIVDNSSEQARNSQSTSEHMKIMGENITETSGEVDMLDNNAASMQQSSEKASETLEKLRIINTDVERIINDVKEQTIRTNNSVQKIQDATSFISSIAEETNLLSLNASIEAARAGESGRGFAVVAEQIKKLAEQSNTSSQEIDDTARILMEDSTKAVELMKQMQDIMVSQSASMEETQAVVAGVLAEIESSMKSIELIKTSTHKLEASRNKVVSAVDELSEIAQNNVEGTKKTHQETEEVADTFRQVSDSAEKLREIAGQLADSIDYFKI; from the coding sequence ATGAGTATAAAAAAGAAAATACTTGCTATGACAATTGGTCCGGTCTTAATTCTGGGACTTATATCGGTTTCATTTACACTGACAATGGTAAAAAGCGCAATGACAGATGAGATACAGGATGCGCTTAAGGGAACTGCAGCGGCAACGCTTGCTGCATATGACCAGAATGCAGGCGATTATATACAGGCAAGTAATGGAGACATATGGAAGGGAAGTTATAATATCTCCAAGTCGGAGAGTCTTGTAGATGGAATCAAAGAGAATACGGGAATGGATGTAACATTCTTTTACGGAAGCCAGAGGATAATGACCTCGGCAAAGGATGGGAATGGTGACAGACTGCTTGGTTCTCCTGCAGGAGAAGTTATTATTGAAAATGTCCTTAATAAAGGCGGGAGTTATTTCAGCAAAAATGTATCACTTAACGGGACACTTAACTATGGATATTTTACACCTGTATACCAGAATGGAAGCAGTACTGATATCGTAGGAATGGTATTTGTCGGAACGGATAAGGAACAGAAGAATGCGGTAATAAACCATATAATGCTTACGATAGGCGTAGCTGTATGTGTTGTTATGATTATATGTGCCGGTGCAGGCATTAAGATGTCATCTGCAATGAGCAGAAGTATCAGAACGAGCATAGGAGTTGTTGAGAAGGTTGCAGGAGGCAATCTGGATGTGTTGGTTGATGATAAGCTGCTTAACAGAAAAGATGAGATCGGAGATCTTTCTAAGGTTACAATAAAGCTTCGGGATGCAATGAAGACAGTTATCATGGATATATCAGCGAATGCAAATGCACTTCTTAATGCGGGAACTGACCTCAAGTCTGTAGCAGATAAGACCAATGGAACAATGGAGCAGGTAAGATCAGCGGTGACGATGATTGTTGACAATTCAAGTGAACAGGCCAGAAATTCACAGAGCACTTCAGAGCATATGAAGATTATGGGCGAGAATATAACTGAGACATCAGGCGAGGTCGATATGCTTGATAACAATGCAGCGTCAATGCAGCAGTCAAGTGAGAAAGCATCAGAGACACTTGAAAAGCTGAGAATAATTAACACTGACGTAGAACGTATTATAAACGATGTCAAAGAACAGACCATAAGAACGAATAATTCAGTCCAGAAGATACAGGACGCAACTTCATTTATATCATCAATTGCAGAAGAGACGAATCTTCTCAGCCTTAATGCTTCAATAGAAGCAGCAAGGGCAGGAGAGAGTGGTCGTGGATTTGCAGTCGTTGCAGAACAGATTAAGAAGCTTGCGGAACAGTCTAATACATCAAGCCAGGAGATAGATGATACGGCAAGAATTCTTATGGAGGATTCAACGAAGGCGGTTGAACTCATGAAGCAGATGCAGGATATAATGGTAAGCCAGAGTGCAAGCATGGAAGAGACACAGGCTGTTGTTGCCGGTGTACTTGCAGAGATTGAAAGCTCCATGAAGAGTATTGAGCTTATAAAGACCAGCACTCATAAGCTTGAAGCATCACGTAATAAGGTGGTGTCAGCAGTTGATGAGCTTTCAGAGATTGCACAGAATAATGTCGAAGGTACCAAAAAGACGCATCAGGAGACCGAGGAAGTGGCAGATACATTCAGACAGGTGTCAGATAGCGCTGAAAAGCTGAGAGAGATAGCAGGGCAGCTGGCAGACAGTATAGATTATTTTAAGATATAA
- a CDS encoding bacteriocin transport accessory protein: MNKGFRHWIFILAGTAVISSFVGCTTGNNGNNTAAGSTQASQHAIGSSLELLNTVWNSYNEDERFYAAGGDVSHNNATEDAPGVYSVSDIDGLDRALGFPADCADKIDNAASLSHMMLANAFTCGVFHLKNPADSSTVTDAVKANIVQRHWLDGFPDKYVIAVTEDYVVVLWGYDELVDTFTDKLAAAYPSTKIICNAPVE; the protein is encoded by the coding sequence ATGAATAAAGGTTTCAGACATTGGATTTTTATACTTGCAGGCACCGCAGTCATCTCGTCATTTGTAGGCTGCACCACCGGCAACAACGGCAATAATACCGCAGCAGGAAGCACACAGGCATCGCAGCATGCAATCGGCAGTTCGCTTGAACTTCTTAATACTGTATGGAACAGTTACAATGAAGATGAACGATTCTATGCTGCAGGAGGCGATGTATCACATAATAATGCCACTGAAGATGCACCCGGCGTATATTCAGTCAGTGACATTGATGGACTTGACCGTGCTCTCGGTTTTCCTGCGGACTGTGCTGACAAGATTGACAATGCTGCATCCCTGTCACATATGATGCTTGCCAACGCATTTACCTGCGGTGTTTTCCACCTCAAGAATCCTGCTGATTCATCAACCGTAACAGATGCTGTCAAGGCCAACATTGTACAGCGTCACTGGCTCGACGGATTTCCGGACAAGTATGTGATAGCCGTGACAGAGGATTATGTAGTTGTGTTATGGGGGTATGATGAATTAGTTGATACATTCACAGATAAGCTCGCCGCCGCATATCCTTCGACGAAGATTATCTGCAATGCGCCGGTAGAATGA